In Saccharothrix syringae, the following are encoded in one genomic region:
- a CDS encoding S1 family peptidase, whose product MNRTSAVRLATATLLAVGSATALSVPAIATAAAPYAASPADTESYPAELLQAAQRDLGLTAEQVTARLASDTRAGEVESAAKAAVGHAYAGSWINSATGRLVVAVTDAAKADAARAAGADVRRVAFSHQQLTGAKASLDGMAAPKAITSWRVDEQTNSVVVEVNRAQRDASAEAFIAQAKSVSPSVRVVEVAESPTTLYDTRGGDAYYIGSSRCSIGFAVTGGFVTAGHCGRSGNATTGYNRVSQGTFAGSSFPGNDYAWVRTNSNWTSRPWVNRYNGSNVTVTGSTSAAVGAAICRSGSTTGWHCGTVQAKNSTVNYPQGTVSGLTRTNACAEPGDSGGSWVAGSGYSQAQGVTSGGSGNCSSGGTTYFQPVGEILSAYGLSLTRG is encoded by the coding sequence ACTAAGCGTACCGGCGATCGCGACGGCCGCCGCCCCCTATGCGGCAAGCCCCGCCGACACGGAGAGCTACCCCGCCGAGTTGCTGCAAGCGGCCCAGCGCGACCTCGGCCTGACCGCCGAACAGGTGACCGCCCGTTTGGCGAGCGACACCCGCGCGGGTGAGGTCGAGTCGGCCGCGAAGGCGGCGGTCGGCCACGCCTACGCCGGTTCGTGGATCAACTCCGCCACGGGCAGGCTGGTCGTCGCGGTGACCGACGCGGCCAAGGCGGACGCGGCCCGCGCCGCGGGCGCCGACGTCCGGCGCGTCGCCTTCTCGCACCAGCAGCTCACCGGGGCCAAGGCGTCGCTCGACGGCATGGCCGCGCCGAAGGCCATCACGAGCTGGCGCGTCGACGAGCAGACCAACTCGGTCGTCGTCGAGGTCAACCGCGCGCAGCGCGACGCGTCCGCCGAGGCGTTCATCGCGCAGGCCAAGTCGGTCAGCCCGTCCGTGCGCGTGGTCGAGGTCGCCGAGTCCCCGACGACCCTGTACGACACCCGCGGCGGCGACGCCTACTACATCGGCTCCAGCCGCTGCTCCATCGGCTTCGCGGTGACCGGCGGCTTCGTGACCGCGGGCCACTGCGGCCGCTCGGGCAACGCGACGACCGGCTACAACCGCGTCTCGCAGGGCACGTTCGCCGGGTCGTCGTTCCCGGGCAACGACTACGCCTGGGTGCGCACGAACTCCAACTGGACCTCGCGGCCGTGGGTGAACCGCTACAACGGCAGCAACGTCACCGTCACCGGCTCCACCTCGGCGGCGGTCGGCGCGGCGATCTGCCGCTCCGGCTCCACCACCGGCTGGCACTGCGGCACCGTCCAGGCCAAGAACTCGACGGTGAACTACCCGCAGGGCACGGTGTCCGGCCTGACCCGCACGAACGCCTGCGCCGAGCCGGGTGACTCGGGCGGCTCGTGGGTGGCGGGCTCCGGCTACAGCCAGGCCCAGGGCGTGACCTCCGGCGGTTCGGGCAACTGCTCCTCCGGCGGCACGACCTACTTCCAGCCGGTCGGCGAGATCCTCAGCGCCTACGGGTTGTCCCTGACCCGCGGCTGA
- a CDS encoding dioxygenase family protein: MPVLYLGHGAPPLADDERWTGELRSWSAALPRPRSVLVVSAHWENDPLTLGATRTVPLTYDFRGFPRRYYEVTYEAPGAPELAREVTALLDRPVAHDGARGLDHGAYVPLKEMFPEADVPVLQMSLPSLDPRELFDVGRGLAPLREQGVLVVGSGFMTHNLSCVDMSAGPDYAPPSWSAEFDDWAGRALAAGDVDALLDFRRKAPAAGIAHPRTEHFAPLFVSLGASSGQEATTTVDGFWYGLSKRSVQFA, translated from the coding sequence ATGCCCGTGCTGTACCTGGGCCACGGGGCGCCCCCGCTGGCCGACGACGAACGGTGGACCGGCGAGCTGAGGTCGTGGTCCGCGGCGCTGCCGCGCCCCCGGTCGGTGCTCGTGGTGTCCGCGCACTGGGAGAACGACCCGCTCACGCTGGGCGCGACCCGCACCGTGCCGCTCACCTACGACTTCCGGGGCTTCCCCCGGCGCTACTACGAGGTGACCTACGAGGCGCCCGGCGCGCCGGAGCTGGCCCGCGAGGTCACCGCCCTGCTCGACCGGCCCGTCGCGCACGACGGGGCGCGGGGGCTGGACCACGGCGCGTACGTGCCGCTGAAGGAGATGTTCCCCGAGGCGGACGTGCCGGTGCTGCAGATGTCCCTGCCCAGCCTGGACCCGCGCGAGCTGTTCGACGTGGGCCGCGGGCTCGCGCCGCTGCGCGAGCAGGGCGTGCTGGTCGTCGGCAGCGGGTTCATGACCCACAACCTGAGCTGCGTGGACATGTCCGCCGGCCCGGACTACGCGCCGCCGTCGTGGTCGGCCGAGTTCGACGACTGGGCGGGCCGGGCGCTGGCCGCGGGCGACGTGGACGCGTTGCTGGACTTCCGGCGCAAGGCGCCGGCGGCCGGGATCGCGCACCCGCGCACCGAGCACTTCGCGCCGCTGTTCGTCTCGCTCGGCGCGAGCAGCGGGCAGGAGGCCACCACGACCGTCGACGGCTTCTGGTACGGGCTGTCCAAGCGGTCCGTGCAGTTCGCCTGA
- the thiE gene encoding thiamine phosphate synthase: MPGLDGTQIRRRLADARLYLCTPDRPDLAEFADAVLAGGVDIVQLRDKGLEARQEIAALEVLAEACARHGALLAVNDRADVALAVDADVLHLGQDDLPVPVARRVVGDGVVIGRSTHDVAQARAAAVEPGVDYFCTGPCWPTPTKPGRPAPGLDLVRATAGSTGRPWFAIGGIDRARLPEVLAAGAERVVVVRAITDAEDPREAASWLKFQLEGVQSSA, from the coding sequence GTGCCAGGACTCGACGGAACGCAGATCAGGCGGCGGCTCGCCGACGCGCGGCTCTACCTCTGCACGCCGGACCGCCCCGACCTCGCGGAGTTCGCCGACGCGGTGCTGGCGGGCGGCGTGGACATCGTCCAGCTGCGCGACAAGGGCCTGGAGGCCAGGCAGGAGATCGCGGCGCTGGAGGTGCTGGCCGAGGCGTGCGCCCGGCACGGCGCGCTGCTCGCGGTCAACGACCGGGCGGACGTGGCGCTCGCGGTGGACGCCGACGTGCTGCACCTGGGCCAGGACGACCTGCCGGTGCCGGTGGCCCGCCGCGTGGTGGGCGACGGGGTGGTGATCGGCCGGTCGACGCACGACGTGGCGCAGGCGCGGGCGGCGGCGGTCGAGCCGGGCGTGGACTACTTCTGCACCGGGCCGTGCTGGCCGACGCCGACCAAGCCGGGGCGGCCCGCGCCGGGCCTGGACCTGGTGCGCGCCACCGCGGGGAGCACCGGCCGGCCGTGGTTCGCCATCGGCGGGATCGACCGGGCACGGCTGCCGGAGGTGCTGGCCGCGGGTGCGGAGCGGGTGGTCGTGGTGCGCGCGATCACCGACGCCGAGGACCCCCGCGAAGCCGCTTCTTGGTTGAAGTTTCAACTAGAAGGCGTACAGTCGTCGGCGTGA
- the thiO gene encoding glycine oxidase ThiO: protein MPLTTRVTVLGGGVIGLSVAWRAACAGFAVQVVDHASPHGGSRVAGGMLAPVTEAWPGDEEVLRLGVESLELWPGFARDLGVDLSPVGTLAVAVDRADAEVLDRLCAYLGTLGRSATRLTGRELRALEPGLGQVRSGLSVPGDVAVDNRALLDALRGAAGAAGVRFTTEPGEADVTVIAAGAWSRDLHPALRHVIRPVKGEILRLAARPGALPPPRHTIRAHVSGRPVYLVPRRDGFVLGATQYEAGFDGDVTVGGVRDLLRDAEVVWPGIAEYALVEAAAGFRAGSPDNAPVIGWLEPGVLAATGHHRNGLLLAPVTARRVVDLLREGGTS, encoded by the coding sequence GTGCCTTTGACAACGCGGGTGACCGTCCTCGGCGGCGGCGTCATCGGGCTGTCCGTCGCCTGGCGCGCGGCGTGCGCCGGGTTCGCCGTGCAGGTCGTCGACCACGCCTCGCCCCACGGCGGCTCCCGGGTCGCGGGCGGCATGCTCGCCCCCGTCACCGAGGCGTGGCCGGGCGACGAGGAGGTGCTGCGCCTCGGCGTCGAATCGCTGGAGCTGTGGCCGGGGTTCGCCCGCGACCTGGGCGTGGACCTCAGCCCGGTCGGGACGCTCGCCGTGGCGGTCGACCGGGCCGACGCCGAGGTCCTGGACCGGCTGTGCGCGTACCTCGGCACGCTCGGCCGGTCCGCGACCCGGCTCACCGGCCGCGAGCTGCGCGCCCTCGAACCCGGTCTCGGCCAGGTCCGGAGTGGACTGTCCGTGCCGGGCGACGTGGCCGTGGACAACCGCGCCCTGCTCGACGCCCTGCGCGGCGCCGCCGGCGCCGCCGGCGTGCGGTTCACCACCGAACCCGGCGAAGCGGACGTGACCGTCATCGCGGCCGGCGCCTGGAGCCGCGACCTGCACCCCGCGCTGCGCCACGTGATCCGACCCGTCAAGGGCGAGATCCTGCGGCTCGCCGCCCGCCCCGGCGCGCTGCCGCCGCCCCGCCACACCATCCGCGCGCACGTCTCCGGCCGACCCGTCTACCTCGTGCCCCGCCGCGACGGCTTCGTCCTCGGCGCCACCCAGTACGAGGCCGGGTTCGACGGCGACGTCACCGTCGGCGGCGTGCGCGACCTGCTGCGCGACGCCGAGGTCGTCTGGCCCGGCATCGCCGAGTACGCGCTGGTCGAGGCCGCCGCCGGGTTCCGCGCGGGCAGCCCCGACAACGCGCCCGTCATCGGCTGGCTCGAACCCGGCGTGCTCGCCGCCACCGGCCACCACCGCAACGGCCTGCTGCTCGCACCGGTCACGGCGCGGCGCGTGGTCGACCTGCTGCGCGAGGGAGGAACCAGTTGA
- the thiS gene encoding sulfur carrier protein ThiS: MKARINGVERELADGTTVAAVLTMLDAPAGGVAVAVDGEVVPRATWGTTAVPDGAVVEVLTAVQGG, translated from the coding sequence TTGAAGGCCAGGATCAACGGCGTGGAGCGCGAACTGGCCGACGGGACGACCGTCGCCGCCGTGCTGACCATGCTCGACGCCCCGGCCGGCGGGGTCGCGGTCGCCGTCGACGGCGAAGTCGTGCCGCGCGCGACCTGGGGGACCACCGCGGTGCCCGACGGCGCCGTGGTCGAGGTGCTGACCGCCGTGCAGGGAGGCTGA
- the thiG gene encoding thiazole synthase (functions in thiamine (vitamin B1) biosynthesis; in Bacillus subtilis this enzyme catalyzes the formation of thiazole from dehydroxyglycine and 1-deoxy-D-xylulose-5-phosphate and ThiS-thiocarboxylate) has protein sequence MDDPLVIAGREFGSRLVMGTGGAANLAVLERALVASGTELTTVAMRRLDSTGGGVLDLLSRLGIEALPNTAGCRTAAEAVLTARLAREALGTDWVKLEVVADDRTLLPDPVELLDAAERLVDDGFTVLPYTNDDPVLAQRLEQAGCAAVMPLGSPIGTGLGIRNPHNIELIVARASVPVVLDAGVGTASDAALAMELGCAAVLLATAVTRAQDPERMAAAMRAGVEAGRLARLAGRIPKRFWAHASSPAPEG, from the coding sequence GTGGACGACCCCTTGGTGATCGCGGGCCGCGAGTTCGGCTCGCGCCTGGTCATGGGCACCGGCGGCGCCGCGAACCTCGCCGTGCTCGAACGCGCCCTGGTCGCCTCCGGCACCGAGCTGACCACCGTGGCCATGCGGCGCCTCGACTCCACCGGCGGCGGCGTGCTCGACCTGCTGTCCCGGCTCGGCATCGAGGCACTGCCCAACACGGCGGGCTGCCGCACCGCCGCCGAAGCCGTGCTGACCGCCCGGCTCGCCCGGGAGGCGCTGGGCACCGACTGGGTCAAGCTGGAGGTCGTCGCCGACGACCGCACCCTGCTGCCCGACCCCGTGGAACTCCTCGACGCCGCCGAGCGACTGGTCGACGACGGGTTCACCGTGCTGCCCTACACCAACGACGACCCGGTGCTGGCGCAGCGCCTGGAACAGGCCGGCTGCGCCGCCGTGATGCCGCTCGGCTCCCCCATCGGCACCGGCCTGGGCATCCGCAACCCGCACAACATCGAGCTGATCGTGGCACGCGCGTCGGTGCCGGTGGTGCTCGACGCCGGCGTCGGCACCGCCTCCGACGCCGCGCTCGCCATGGAACTGGGCTGCGCCGCGGTGCTCCTCGCCACCGCCGTGACCAGGGCGCAGGACCCGGAGCGGATGGCGGCGGCGATGCGCGCGGGCGTGGAGGCGGGCAGGCTGGCCCGGCTGGCCGGCCGCATCCCGAAGCGGTTCTGGGCCCACGCCTCCAGCCCCGCCCCGGAGGGCTGA
- a CDS encoding MarR family winged helix-turn-helix transcriptional regulator yields MTADQVEDATARLYLAIGRLSRLLRRTGSPGLGPGAVSALATLARCGPMRLGDLAAKEGVAPPTLSRIVASLVEAGYVRREPDPQDGRAWLATPTPEGETMVSGVRSARVRELQRRIEELPPEHRDALVAALPALEELVGEVG; encoded by the coding sequence GTGACCGCCGACCAGGTCGAGGACGCCACCGCCCGGCTGTACCTGGCGATCGGCAGGCTCTCCCGGCTGCTGCGCCGCACCGGGTCCCCGGGGTTGGGGCCCGGCGCGGTGTCCGCGCTGGCGACGCTCGCGCGGTGCGGCCCCATGCGGCTGGGCGACCTGGCCGCGAAGGAGGGCGTGGCGCCGCCGACGCTGTCGCGCATCGTGGCGTCCCTGGTGGAGGCCGGGTACGTGCGGCGCGAGCCGGACCCGCAGGACGGGCGCGCGTGGCTGGCCACGCCGACGCCCGAGGGCGAGACCATGGTGTCCGGCGTGCGCTCGGCCCGGGTGCGCGAGCTGCAGCGGCGGATCGAGGAGCTGCCGCCGGAGCACCGCGACGCGCTGGTGGCGGCGTTGCCGGCGCTGGAGGAGCTGGTCGGCGAGGTGGGCTGA
- a CDS encoding class I SAM-dependent methyltransferase, which translates to MRVDLTGAPATMLATLYARALDARAARPLLGDTAAVEVVGRIEYDFRRTGIDERTAAGVALRARLLDDWTAEFLARTGEATVLHLACGLDTRAQRTAFGPGVRWVDVDLPEVVALRERLLAPPPGDYRLVAASVTEEAWSAEVPADRPVVAVFEGLSMYLTEDEARGLVRRVTGRFGSGELLFDVYGSLGIRLQKLVPAVRRAGATLHWGLDDPAVVESWHPGLRCVDALRSVEMPGVDRLPPGARLPLRVMARLPGIRDVGRMMRYRF; encoded by the coding sequence GTGAGGGTCGACCTGACCGGGGCACCGGCGACCATGCTGGCGACGCTGTACGCGCGGGCGCTCGACGCCCGCGCGGCACGTCCCCTCCTGGGCGACACCGCCGCGGTCGAGGTCGTGGGGCGCATCGAGTACGACTTCCGCCGCACCGGCATCGACGAGCGCACCGCGGCCGGCGTGGCCCTGCGCGCCAGGCTGCTGGACGACTGGACCGCGGAGTTCCTGGCCCGCACCGGCGAGGCGACCGTGCTGCACCTGGCGTGCGGGTTGGACACGCGGGCGCAGCGCACCGCGTTCGGCCCGGGCGTGCGGTGGGTCGACGTCGACCTGCCGGAGGTCGTGGCCCTGCGGGAACGGCTGCTGGCCCCGCCACCGGGCGACTACCGGCTGGTCGCGGCGTCGGTCACCGAGGAGGCGTGGTCGGCGGAGGTGCCCGCGGACCGGCCGGTCGTGGCCGTGTTCGAGGGGCTGTCCATGTACCTGACCGAGGACGAGGCGCGCGGCCTGGTGCGGCGCGTCACCGGGCGCTTCGGCTCCGGCGAGCTGCTGTTCGACGTCTACGGGTCGCTGGGCATCCGGTTGCAGAAGCTGGTGCCCGCGGTGCGGCGGGCCGGCGCGACGCTGCACTGGGGCCTGGACGACCCGGCGGTGGTGGAGTCCTGGCACCCCGGGCTGCGGTGCGTGGACGCGCTGCGCAGCGTGGAGATGCCGGGCGTCGACCGGCTGCCGCCGGGCGCCCGGCTGCCGCTGAGGGTCATGGCGCGGCTGCCCGGCATCAGGGACGTCGGGCGCATGATGCGCTACCGCTTCTAG
- the thiD gene encoding bifunctional hydroxymethylpyrimidine kinase/phosphomethylpyrimidine kinase, whose protein sequence is MAGTPPRVLTIAGSDSGGGAGLQADLRTLFACGVHGMTAVTAVTVQNSLGVTGFTEIPPEVVAAQIEAVASDIGVNAAKTGMLASAAIIEAVAGALDRVDVGPFVVDPVAASMHGDQLLADEALDALRTLLFPRATLVTPNLDEVRLITGIEVRSRADQRKAAEALHALGPRWVLVKGGHLWHDPECLDVLFDGEEFTELLGPRYDVKHTHGSGDTLASAICSRLARGESVPEAVRFGKDFVVRSVAAAYPLGGGVGPVSPLWRLEG, encoded by the coding sequence ATGGCCGGCACGCCGCCGCGGGTCCTCACCATCGCCGGGTCCGACTCCGGCGGCGGCGCGGGCCTGCAGGCCGACCTGCGGACGCTGTTCGCGTGCGGCGTGCACGGCATGACCGCGGTCACCGCGGTGACCGTGCAGAACTCGCTGGGCGTCACCGGGTTCACCGAGATCCCGCCGGAGGTGGTGGCCGCGCAGATCGAGGCGGTGGCCTCCGACATAGGCGTGAACGCGGCCAAGACCGGCATGCTCGCCTCGGCGGCCATCATCGAGGCCGTCGCGGGCGCGCTGGACCGGGTCGACGTCGGCCCGTTCGTGGTGGACCCGGTGGCCGCGTCGATGCACGGCGACCAGCTCCTCGCCGACGAGGCCCTGGACGCGCTGCGCACGCTGCTGTTCCCGCGGGCCACGCTGGTCACGCCGAACCTCGACGAGGTGCGGCTGATCACCGGCATCGAGGTGCGCAGCCGCGCCGACCAGCGCAAGGCCGCCGAGGCGCTGCACGCCCTGGGCCCGCGGTGGGTGCTGGTCAAGGGCGGGCACCTGTGGCACGACCCGGAGTGCCTGGACGTGCTGTTCGACGGCGAGGAGTTCACCGAACTGCTGGGCCCGCGCTACGACGTGAAGCACACCCACGGCAGCGGCGACACGCTGGCGTCGGCGATCTGCTCGCGGCTGGCGCGCGGCGAGTCGGTGCCCGAGGCGGTGCGGTTCGGCAAGGACTTCGTCGTCCGCTCGGTGGCCGCGGCCTACCCGCTGGGCGGCGGCGTCGGCCCGGTCTCGCCGCTGTGGCGGTTGGAGGGCTAG
- the thiC gene encoding phosphomethylpyrimidine synthase ThiC codes for MTALDDRSVAPSVTTGPISGSHKVHRDAGDGVRVPFRRVGLTNGEHVDLYDTSGPYTDENATVDVHSGLPRLRADWVAGREPVNGAVTQLAYARAGVVTPEMRFVAVREGMSPEFVRDEVASGRAVIPANRNHPESEPMIIGKKFLVKINANIGNSAVTSSIEEEVEKMVWATRWGADTIMDLSTGKRIHETREWLLRNSPVPVGTVPIYQALEKVNGDPAALSWEVYRDTVVEQAEQGVDYMTVHAGVLLRYVPLTAKRVTGIVSRGGSIMAAWCLAHHRESFLYTHFEELCEILRAYDVTFSLGDGLRPGSIADANDEAQFAELRTLGELTHIARDHDVQVMIEGPGHVPMHKIAENVRLEEEWCGEAPFYTLGPLATDIAPAYDHITSAIGAAQIGWLGTAMLCYVTPKEHLGLPNRDDVKTGVITYKIAAHSADLAKGHPGAQEWDDALSKARFEFRWEDQFNLSLDPDTARSFHDETLPAAPAKTAHFCSMCGPKFCSMKITQDVRRYAEERGLSTVEAIEAGLSEKSHEFADQGGKVYLPVVD; via the coding sequence GTGACGGCACTCGACGACCGCTCGGTCGCGCCCAGCGTCACCACCGGGCCGATCTCCGGCTCGCACAAGGTCCACCGCGACGCGGGCGACGGGGTGCGGGTCCCCTTCCGCAGGGTGGGGCTGACCAACGGCGAGCACGTTGACCTCTACGACACTTCCGGTCCGTATACCGACGAGAACGCGACCGTCGACGTCCACAGTGGACTTCCGCGGCTGCGTGCGGACTGGGTCGCGGGCCGCGAACCCGTCAACGGGGCGGTGACCCAGCTGGCGTACGCCAGGGCCGGGGTCGTCACGCCGGAGATGCGGTTCGTCGCGGTCCGCGAGGGGATGAGCCCCGAGTTCGTCCGGGACGAGGTGGCGAGCGGGCGGGCGGTGATCCCCGCCAACCGCAACCACCCGGAGTCCGAGCCGATGATCATCGGCAAGAAGTTCCTGGTCAAGATCAACGCCAACATCGGCAACTCCGCGGTGACCTCCTCGATCGAGGAGGAGGTGGAGAAGATGGTGTGGGCGACGCGCTGGGGCGCGGACACGATCATGGACCTGTCCACCGGCAAGCGCATCCACGAGACCCGCGAGTGGCTGTTGCGCAACTCGCCCGTGCCGGTCGGCACCGTGCCGATCTACCAGGCGCTGGAGAAGGTCAACGGCGACCCGGCGGCGCTGTCGTGGGAGGTCTACCGGGACACCGTCGTCGAGCAGGCCGAGCAGGGCGTGGACTACATGACCGTCCACGCGGGCGTGCTGCTGCGCTACGTGCCGCTGACCGCGAAGCGCGTCACCGGCATCGTCTCGCGCGGCGGTTCGATCATGGCCGCCTGGTGCCTGGCGCACCACCGGGAGAGCTTCCTCTACACGCACTTCGAGGAGCTGTGCGAGATCCTGCGCGCCTACGACGTGACGTTCTCCCTCGGCGACGGCCTGCGGCCGGGGTCGATCGCGGACGCCAACGACGAGGCCCAGTTCGCCGAGCTGCGCACCCTGGGCGAGCTGACGCACATCGCGCGCGACCACGACGTGCAGGTCATGATCGAGGGACCCGGCCACGTGCCGATGCACAAGATCGCGGAGAACGTGCGGCTGGAGGAGGAGTGGTGCGGCGAGGCGCCGTTCTACACCCTCGGGCCGCTGGCCACCGACATCGCGCCCGCCTACGACCACATCACCTCGGCGATCGGCGCGGCGCAGATCGGCTGGCTGGGCACGGCGATGCTGTGCTACGTCACGCCCAAGGAGCACCTGGGCCTGCCCAACCGGGACGACGTGAAGACCGGCGTGATCACCTACAAGATCGCCGCGCACTCGGCGGACCTGGCCAAGGGCCACCCCGGCGCGCAGGAGTGGGACGACGCGCTGTCGAAGGCCCGGTTCGAGTTCCGCTGGGAGGACCAGTTCAACCTGTCGCTGGACCCCGACACCGCGCGGTCGTTCCACGACGAGACGCTGCCCGCCGCGCCCGCGAAGACGGCGCACTTCTGCTCGATGTGCGGGCCGAAGTTCTGCTCGATGAAGATCACCCAGGACGTCCGCCGGTACGCCGAGGAGCGCGGGCTGTCCACGGTGGAGGCCATCGAGGCGGGCCTGTCGGAGAAGTCGCACGAGTTCGCCGACCAGGGCGGCAAGGTCTACCTGCCGGTAGTGGACTGA
- a CDS encoding peptide deformylase, which yields MAVHPIRIAGDPVLHNPTRPVEVFDDALRTLVEDMFETMAAAHGVGLAANQIGLDLRLFVYDCPDDDGNRFRGVVVNPVLETSEVPLGMPDPDDDFEGCLSAPGESYPTGRASWAKVTGFDAEGKPFEVEGTGFFARCLQHETDHLDGIIYLDRLVGRHKRASKKMLKANGWGVPGLSWDPATSEDPFADDDDED from the coding sequence ATGGCAGTTCACCCGATCCGGATCGCCGGAGATCCCGTGCTCCACAACCCGACCCGCCCGGTCGAGGTGTTCGACGACGCGTTGCGCACGCTCGTGGAGGACATGTTCGAGACCATGGCGGCGGCGCACGGTGTCGGACTGGCGGCCAACCAGATCGGGCTCGACCTGCGGTTGTTCGTCTACGACTGCCCGGACGACGACGGCAACCGCTTCCGCGGCGTGGTGGTGAACCCGGTCCTGGAGACCTCCGAGGTGCCGCTGGGCATGCCGGACCCCGACGACGACTTCGAGGGCTGCCTGTCCGCGCCGGGCGAGTCGTACCCGACGGGGCGGGCGTCGTGGGCGAAGGTGACCGGGTTCGACGCCGAGGGCAAGCCGTTCGAGGTGGAGGGCACCGGGTTCTTCGCCCGCTGCCTCCAGCACGAGACCGACCACCTCGACGGGATCATCTACCTGGACCGGCTGGTGGGGCGCCACAAGCGGGCGTCGAAGAAGATGCTCAAGGCCAACGGGTGGGGCGTGCCCGGGCTGTCCTGGGACCCGGCGACCTCCGAGGACCCCTTCGCGGACGACGACGACGAGGACTGA
- a CDS encoding DUF3263 domain-containing protein, with the protein MDAAEALAPAEGPDDGLNDREREILAFERQWWKYAGAKEQAIRELFDMSATRYYQLLNALIDKEEALAADPMLIKRLRRSRSGRQRARLAKRLGVERR; encoded by the coding sequence ATGGACGCCGCAGAGGCACTGGCGCCGGCGGAGGGGCCGGACGACGGGTTGAACGACCGGGAGCGGGAGATCCTGGCCTTCGAACGCCAGTGGTGGAAGTACGCGGGTGCCAAGGAACAGGCCATCAGGGAGCTGTTCGACATGTCGGCCACGAGGTACTACCAACTGCTCAACGCGTTGATCGACAAGGAAGAGGCTTTGGCGGCCGACCCGATGCTGATCAAGAGACTGCGCAGGTCCCGGTCCGGCAGGCAGCGCGCCCGCCTGGCGAAGCGGCTGGGTGTCGAGCGCCGATGA
- a CDS encoding LytR C-terminal domain-containing protein, which yields MTNPEQPAGTAHPARAAGYVLLGLAAVALVIGVISLFGGGSDDQPPAAQTTATSTPGSDTQSSAPPSETTPATSQGEPTTTQPPQAPTTTPAPTGAPTTPGTPAGQGTADTPPPPVAPKPPVRVYNNGTIAGLAADASNDVRRGGWEVVDTANYSQGTIPTTTVYFRPGTDEEASARQLAQFLNARVEPRFNGIQAAHAGIIVIVTNDYKGPSGKVS from the coding sequence ATGACGAACCCGGAACAGCCCGCGGGCACCGCCCACCCCGCCCGCGCCGCCGGCTACGTGCTGCTCGGGCTGGCCGCGGTCGCCCTGGTGATCGGCGTGATCAGCCTCTTCGGCGGCGGCTCGGACGACCAGCCGCCCGCCGCGCAGACGACCGCCACGTCCACGCCGGGGTCGGACACCCAGTCCTCCGCCCCGCCGTCGGAGACCACCCCGGCCACCTCCCAGGGCGAGCCGACCACCACCCAGCCGCCCCAGGCGCCCACGACCACCCCCGCGCCCACCGGCGCTCCCACCACCCCGGGCACCCCGGCCGGCCAGGGCACCGCCGACACCCCGCCGCCCCCGGTGGCCCCCAAGCCGCCCGTGCGCGTCTACAACAACGGCACGATCGCCGGCCTGGCCGCCGACGCGTCGAACGACGTGCGCCGCGGCGGCTGGGAGGTCGTCGACACGGCCAACTACTCCCAGGGCACCATCCCCACCACCACGGTCTACTTCCGCCCCGGCACCGACGAGGAAGCCTCGGCCCGCCAACTGGCCCAGTTCCTGAACGCCCGGGTCGAACCCCGCTTCAACGGCATCCAAGCCGCCCACGCCGGCATCATCGTCATCGTCACCAACGACTACAAGGGCCCCTCCGGCAAGGTCTCCTAA